In Agrobacterium sp. RAC06, a single window of DNA contains:
- a CDS encoding phosphopentomutase — protein sequence MARAFLFVLDSFGIGGAPDAPAYGDHGSDTLGHIAEFCAAGAGNRKGLRHGPLVVPNMSALGLIEAARLATGKAPDGMAVPERVFGLHGAASEVSHGKDTPSGHWEIAGTPVMFDWGYFPEGEEAFPADLVEAICREANLPGILGNCHASGTEVIARFGEEHIRTGQPICYTSSDSVFQIAAHETHFGLERLLELCQIVRKLLDPLNIGRVIARPFIGETVQTFERTGNRRDYSVLPPEPTLLDRLVEAGRKVHAVGKIGDIFAHQGVSRIIKANGNMALMDATLKVMDEAEDGDLVFTNFVDFDMLFGHRRDVPGYAAALEAFDRRLPEVHRKLKPGDMVLMTADHGCDPTWRGTDHTRERVPIMCFGPGVRSRNIGVRNTYADIGETIAAHLGIAPGRHGRSFL from the coding sequence ATGGCACGTGCTTTCCTTTTCGTTCTCGATTCCTTTGGCATCGGCGGCGCGCCCGATGCGCCCGCCTATGGTGATCATGGCTCCGATACACTCGGCCATATCGCCGAGTTCTGTGCTGCCGGCGCCGGCAATCGCAAGGGGCTGCGGCATGGGCCGCTGGTCGTGCCGAACATGTCGGCACTCGGCCTCATCGAGGCCGCTAGGCTCGCCACCGGCAAGGCGCCCGACGGCATGGCCGTCCCCGAGCGGGTCTTCGGCTTGCATGGTGCGGCAAGCGAAGTCTCGCACGGCAAGGACACGCCCTCTGGTCACTGGGAAATCGCCGGCACGCCCGTGATGTTCGACTGGGGCTATTTTCCGGAAGGCGAGGAAGCCTTCCCGGCAGATCTGGTGGAAGCGATCTGCCGCGAAGCGAACCTGCCGGGCATCCTCGGCAATTGCCATGCATCCGGCACCGAGGTCATCGCCCGCTTTGGCGAGGAGCATATCCGGACCGGCCAACCGATCTGCTACACCTCAAGCGATTCCGTCTTCCAGATCGCCGCCCATGAAACCCATTTCGGTCTCGAACGCCTGCTCGAACTCTGCCAGATCGTCAGAAAGCTTCTTGATCCCTTGAACATCGGCCGCGTCATCGCGCGGCCTTTCATCGGCGAAACCGTCCAGACCTTCGAGCGCACCGGCAATCGCCGCGACTATTCCGTACTTCCGCCGGAGCCGACCCTGCTCGACCGCCTCGTCGAGGCCGGTCGCAAGGTCCATGCCGTCGGCAAGATCGGCGATATCTTTGCCCACCAGGGTGTCTCCCGCATCATCAAGGCCAATGGCAACATGGCGCTGATGGACGCGACGCTGAAGGTCATGGACGAGGCCGAAGACGGCGATCTCGTCTTCACCAATTTCGTCGATTTCGACATGCTCTTCGGCCATCGGCGCGACGTGCCGGGTTACGCCGCAGCGCTCGAAGCATTCGACCGCCGCCTGCCGGAGGTCCATCGCAAGCTGAAGCCGGGAGACATGGTTCTCATGACCGCGGACCACGGCTGCGATCCCACCTGGCGCGGCACCGACCACACCCGCGAGCGCGTACCGATCATGTGCTTCGGCCCCGGCGTGCGCTCGCGCAACATCGGTGTGCGCAATACCTATGCCGATATCGGCGAAACCATCGCGGCGCATCTGGGGATCGCCCCCGGCCGCCACGGACGGAGCTTCCTGTGA
- a CDS encoding TadE/TadG family type IV pilus assembly protein, giving the protein MTANGRDMSALKRSIASLRQGCFGLVCNLKRLMGDRQGVGGVEFALVAPMLIVLYLMAFELTMGLSVAKKASMASSTIADLVSREEAVDKTFLAGMADVSGAIFVPYPSKDLLINVSAIKIDSSKAAKVLWSWSTTGVAPYAAGTDAPVPADMLVADTFLIRSELSVSHELMMYLPGLSGTEAKNLTIAREYYFRQRLGTEIKCQGC; this is encoded by the coding sequence ATGACCGCGAACGGCAGAGATATGTCCGCGCTGAAACGAAGCATCGCCAGCCTTCGCCAGGGTTGCTTCGGCCTTGTCTGCAATTTGAAGCGCCTGATGGGCGACAGGCAGGGCGTAGGTGGGGTCGAGTTTGCGCTCGTCGCGCCGATGCTGATCGTGCTCTATCTGATGGCATTCGAGCTCACCATGGGCTTGAGCGTTGCCAAGAAGGCGTCGATGGCAAGCAGCACGATTGCAGACCTCGTTTCGCGCGAAGAGGCAGTCGACAAGACATTCCTTGCGGGCATGGCGGATGTCTCCGGCGCGATCTTCGTGCCCTATCCGTCGAAAGATCTGCTGATCAACGTCAGCGCGATAAAGATCGATTCCTCGAAAGCGGCGAAAGTCTTGTGGTCCTGGTCGACCACAGGCGTCGCCCCCTATGCCGCCGGCACGGATGCACCCGTGCCAGCTGACATGCTTGTTGCCGATACATTTCTGATCCGCAGCGAACTCAGCGTCAGCCACGAACTGATGATGTATCTGCCGGGCCTGTCGGGTACCGAAGCCAAGAACTTGACCATTGCGCGGGAATACTACTTCCGCCAGCGCCTCGGCACCGAAATCAAATGCCAAGGCTGCTGA
- a CDS encoding TadE/TadG family type IV pilus assembly protein → MTSQDIDRDHHIERRRPRLWRKLARSKDGAAAIEFAILAVPYFLIIFAIIETFVAFAAEQLVTNAVNTLGRQIRTGQITYQMNRPATDMDVTKFREAFCDEIDIMIQCSEAEIATPSKLYIDARTFPKFADIPQTIPRVSTANFADIDTTSFKFTPGGPDTVNMLRAYYRWQVITDLVRPYITTIRPADGSLPSDFLIVATTAFQNENYP, encoded by the coding sequence ATGACCAGCCAGGATATCGATCGAGATCATCACATTGAGCGCCGCAGACCACGGCTGTGGCGCAAGCTTGCGCGATCGAAAGACGGCGCTGCAGCGATCGAATTCGCGATTCTCGCTGTACCCTATTTCCTCATCATCTTCGCGATCATCGAAACCTTCGTCGCTTTCGCTGCCGAGCAGCTGGTGACCAATGCGGTCAACACGCTGGGCCGGCAGATACGCACCGGACAGATCACCTATCAGATGAACCGCCCTGCCACGGACATGGATGTCACCAAGTTCCGGGAGGCGTTTTGTGACGAGATAGACATCATGATCCAGTGCTCGGAGGCGGAAATCGCCACGCCGAGCAAACTCTATATCGACGCCCGAACCTTCCCCAAGTTTGCAGACATTCCGCAAACCATCCCGCGTGTGTCGACGGCCAATTTCGCCGACATCGACACGACGAGCTTCAAGTTCACGCCCGGAGGGCCCGACACGGTCAACATGCTGCGTGCCTATTATCGCTGGCAGGTGATCACCGATCTCGTCCGCCCCTACATCACGACCATCAGACCCGCAGATGGGTCCCTGCCGTCAGACTTCCTCATCGTCGCCACCACCGCCTTCCAGAACGAGAACTATCCATGA
- a CDS encoding pilus assembly protein N-terminal domain-containing protein: protein MTMVLATLSSATVVHAQDEGILRVYMNSARVLKLDRPVSKVIVGNAEVADATVADARTIVLTGRSYGTTNLVLLDADGNAIVDERILVSIDEASTVRVFKSTARTVLSCTPNCEEHAKTGATP, encoded by the coding sequence ATGACCATGGTCCTGGCCACGCTTTCGTCAGCAACCGTTGTGCATGCGCAAGATGAGGGCATCCTGCGCGTCTATATGAACAGCGCACGGGTGCTGAAGCTGGATCGCCCGGTGAGCAAGGTGATCGTCGGCAATGCCGAGGTTGCCGATGCAACCGTCGCCGACGCACGCACGATTGTCCTGACCGGCCGTTCATACGGCACGACGAACCTTGTCCTGCTGGATGCCGACGGCAATGCCATCGTGGACGAACGCATCCTCGTATCCATCGACGAGGCCAGCACCGTGCGGGTGTTTAAGTCCACCGCGCGCACCGTTCTCTCCTGCACGCCGAACTGCGAAGAACACGCAAAGACCGGCGCTACGCCGTAA
- a CDS encoding Flp family type IVb pilin, protein MTKLFARFVKDESGATAIEYGLIAALISVALITGATTLGGALNNTFQGISTKMSTAEGAN, encoded by the coding sequence ATGACCAAGCTTTTCGCACGTTTCGTCAAGGACGAGTCCGGCGCAACCGCAATCGAATACGGCCTTATCGCCGCCCTCATCTCGGTCGCCCTGATCACCGGCGCCACGACCCTCGGCGGCGCCCTGAACAACACGTTCCAGGGCATTTCGACCAAGATGTCTACGGCCGAAGGCGCCAACTAA
- a CDS encoding A24 family peptidase gives MYSAIVFIVLPACLVMAALTDFLEMTIPNWISLLLIGAFVLIAPFSGLSAIELGWHLAAGLLVFIGCFSLFALNVMGGGDAKLLTAAALWFGFNTSLFEFLVYTGYLGGVLTILVMLLRANWDKLATVGVRLPQTFMIANKIPYAIAIGAAGLLAYPSSPLVVSAIQKAL, from the coding sequence ATGTATTCAGCGATCGTCTTTATCGTGCTTCCAGCCTGTCTGGTTATGGCAGCGCTCACCGATTTCCTGGAGATGACGATCCCGAACTGGATCTCGCTCCTGCTCATCGGCGCCTTCGTCCTTATTGCCCCCTTCAGCGGATTATCCGCCATCGAACTCGGCTGGCATCTGGCGGCGGGTCTGCTGGTATTCATTGGATGTTTCAGCCTTTTTGCGCTCAATGTCATGGGCGGCGGCGATGCGAAGCTGCTGACGGCTGCGGCGCTCTGGTTCGGTTTCAACACCTCTCTCTTCGAGTTCCTCGTCTATACGGGATATCTCGGCGGTGTGCTGACCATCTTGGTCATGCTCCTGCGTGCCAACTGGGACAAGCTCGCGACTGTCGGCGTCCGACTTCCACAAACATTTATGATCGCCAACAAGATCCCTTACGCCATTGCCATTGGCGCAGCAGGTCTGCTGGCCTATCCGAGTTCACCGCTTGTAGTTTCAGCCATTCAGAAAGCGCTCTGA
- a CDS encoding type II and III secretion system protein family protein, with product MASLTHKLKVSLTASIAFAMAITGAPSSFLDHGTMVPAAEAAQQTVLRITNSGPGARRSLKLGLNKALVVDLPADAHDILVADPVMADAVTRSSRRIYLFGKMVGQTNIFIFGANGEEIVSLDIQIERDISGLETNLRRFIPESDIKVEIVSDNIVLTGSVRTPQDAARAASLAEAFLKGGEATTRNTTATSESSGDGAVAIYAEQRQTSQIVNLLTIEGEDQVTLKVTVAEVSRQVLKQLGFSGSISDGSTGISYANPSNLGNAIDPTGTAVISAGIGGLGLNTYINAMEQAGVMRTLAEPSLTAISGEPAKFYVGGEFRLAGPQEVSSDEEDGISIERTTQSIDYGIELNFRPVVLAPGRISLQIETNVSEPTWESSQVTGNVLNQVPGSTFLSIRKREASTTVELPSGGSIVIAGLVQDNIRQAMSGLPGLSKVPVLGTLFRSKDFQRNETELVIIATPYLVRPVARGALSRPDDNFNPENDGATFFLNKVNKVYGRRENNQPTGQYHGAVGFIYK from the coding sequence GTGGCCAGTCTGACACACAAACTCAAGGTATCGCTGACCGCAAGCATCGCCTTTGCCATGGCGATCACTGGCGCTCCGAGCTCCTTTCTTGACCACGGAACCATGGTGCCTGCAGCAGAGGCTGCGCAGCAGACGGTCTTGCGCATCACCAATTCCGGTCCGGGCGCCCGCCGGTCTTTGAAGCTTGGCCTGAACAAGGCGCTGGTTGTCGACCTGCCCGCAGATGCTCACGACATTCTGGTGGCAGACCCGGTGATGGCCGATGCCGTGACGCGCTCGTCGCGCCGCATCTATCTGTTCGGCAAGATGGTCGGCCAGACCAACATCTTCATCTTCGGCGCCAATGGCGAGGAGATCGTCAGCCTGGACATCCAGATCGAGCGCGATATCTCGGGTCTTGAAACCAATCTGCGCCGCTTCATTCCAGAATCCGACATCAAGGTCGAAATCGTCTCCGACAACATCGTCCTGACAGGCAGCGTGCGTACCCCGCAGGACGCCGCCCGTGCAGCCAGCCTTGCAGAGGCTTTCCTCAAGGGCGGTGAAGCAACGACGCGCAATACGACTGCCACCAGCGAGAGCAGCGGCGACGGCGCTGTGGCGATCTATGCCGAGCAGAGACAGACGTCGCAGATCGTCAATCTCTTGACCATCGAGGGCGAGGACCAGGTGACGCTGAAGGTCACCGTGGCAGAAGTCAGCCGGCAGGTGCTGAAGCAGCTCGGTTTCTCGGGCAGTATCTCCGACGGATCGACCGGCATCAGCTATGCCAATCCGTCGAACCTCGGCAATGCCATCGATCCGACAGGGACGGCTGTGATTTCTGCTGGTATCGGCGGCCTCGGGCTCAATACCTACATCAATGCCATGGAGCAGGCCGGCGTGATGCGCACGCTGGCCGAACCGAGCCTGACCGCAATCTCGGGCGAGCCCGCGAAGTTCTATGTCGGCGGCGAATTCCGACTTGCCGGACCGCAAGAAGTGTCGAGCGACGAAGAAGACGGCATTTCCATCGAACGCACGACGCAGAGCATCGACTACGGCATCGAGTTGAACTTCCGCCCGGTCGTTCTCGCACCTGGTCGTATCAGCCTGCAGATCGAGACCAATGTCTCCGAGCCGACCTGGGAATCCTCGCAGGTCACGGGTAACGTTCTCAACCAGGTCCCGGGCTCGACCTTCCTGTCGATCCGCAAGCGCGAGGCCTCGACCACCGTCGAATTGCCGTCCGGTGGCTCGATCGTGATTGCAGGTCTCGTTCAGGACAATATTCGCCAGGCGATGTCCGGTCTGCCGGGTCTATCCAAGGTGCCTGTGCTCGGCACGCTGTTCCGCAGCAAGGACTTCCAGCGCAACGAGACAGAACTCGTGATCATCGCGACACCCTATCTGGTGCGCCCCGTTGCACGCGGCGCCCTGTCGCGACCGGATGACAATTTCAACCCGGAAAACGACGGCGCGACCTTCTTCCTGAACAAGGTGAACAAGGTCTATGGCCGCCGCGAGAACAACCAACCGACCGGCCAGTACCATGGCGCTGTCGGCTTCATCTACAAGTGA
- a CDS encoding CpaD family pilus assembly protein produces the protein MASVGHSFQRILLAGLVLGTAVALSGCGSTKDRMTTSAIPDDYRTRHPIMLSEVEHTLDVPIASGDRRLTVGVQDSIAGFAADYLSASTGTIQVMVPHGSPNSGAASAMRKQIRQVLTTRGVAANKIIETSYQAEANSNAAPVRISYVAITAMTNPCGEWPEDLQNNTFSNKNYHNFGCATQSNLAAQIANPMDLVTPRDMAPIDATRRSTVIGLYRRGADTSTN, from the coding sequence ATGGCATCAGTGGGTCATTCATTCCAGCGTATCCTCCTCGCCGGCCTCGTTCTCGGAACAGCCGTCGCACTTTCGGGTTGCGGCAGCACGAAGGACCGGATGACGACGTCCGCCATCCCCGACGACTACCGCACGCGACATCCCATCATGCTAAGCGAAGTGGAACATACACTCGATGTTCCGATCGCATCCGGCGACCGCAGACTGACGGTTGGCGTGCAGGATTCGATCGCCGGTTTTGCCGCAGACTATCTGTCGGCGTCGACGGGCACGATCCAGGTCATGGTGCCGCACGGCTCGCCGAACTCCGGCGCGGCGTCGGCCATGCGCAAGCAGATCCGCCAGGTCCTGACCACCCGGGGCGTTGCGGCCAACAAGATCATCGAAACGTCTTACCAGGCAGAAGCCAACAGCAATGCGGCCCCTGTCAGGATCAGCTATGTCGCGATCACCGCGATGACAAATCCCTGCGGCGAATGGCCGGAGGACCTGCAGAACAACACCTTCAGCAACAAGAACTATCATAATTTCGGCTGCGCGACGCAGAGCAACCTCGCCGCACAAATCGCCAATCCGATGGATCTCGTTACCCCCCGCGACATGGCTCCGATCGACGCCACCAGGCGCTCGACCGTGATCGGACTTTATCGCCGGGGCGCCGACACCTCCACGAATTGA
- a CDS encoding AAA family ATPase has translation MNAIDYDIGESTEGYRSASESVIAGDVENLRPLPRISIHAFCISEGVHRTMEQCAGDRRMARVSMRITHGNIAAAANMFSSTPTPNLIILETDAGPRDLMTELAPLAEVCDPSSRVILVGRHNDIALYRELIRSGISEYIVAPFTMADMMSSIASIFVDPEAEPLGRSIAFIGAKGGVGSSTIAHNCAFGISSLFSTETVLADLDLPFGTANIDFDQDPAQGMAEAVFSPERLDEVFLDRLLTKCGQNLSLLAAPSMLDRGYDYERGAFQPILDVLQRSAPVTVLDLPHTWADWTRAVLSDVDEIVITCAPDLANLRNMKNMIDALKKLRPQDKPPHLILNQVGMPKRPEIAPSDFFEPLELDPVAIIPFDAQLFGTAANSGRMISEMDGKSPTAETFSQLAHLVTGRATIKKPKKAGLGSFIEKLRKK, from the coding sequence ATGAACGCGATCGACTATGACATCGGCGAATCCACTGAGGGATATCGGAGCGCTTCCGAGAGCGTGATCGCAGGCGACGTCGAGAACCTGCGTCCGCTGCCGCGCATCTCGATCCATGCCTTCTGCATCAGCGAAGGCGTGCATCGGACGATGGAGCAATGCGCCGGCGACCGACGCATGGCGCGTGTCAGCATGCGCATCACGCATGGCAATATCGCGGCTGCCGCGAACATGTTCTCCTCGACGCCGACGCCGAACCTCATCATTCTGGAAACCGACGCCGGACCGCGCGACCTGATGACGGAGCTGGCACCGCTGGCCGAAGTCTGCGATCCGAGCTCGCGGGTGATCCTCGTCGGCCGGCACAACGATATCGCGCTCTACCGCGAACTGATCCGCAGCGGCATTTCCGAATACATCGTGGCGCCCTTCACCATGGCCGACATGATGAGTTCAATCGCCTCGATCTTCGTCGACCCGGAGGCCGAGCCGCTCGGCCGCAGCATCGCCTTCATCGGCGCCAAGGGCGGCGTGGGTTCCTCGACCATCGCGCATAACTGCGCCTTCGGCATCTCGTCGCTGTTTTCGACGGAGACCGTGCTTGCCGACCTCGATCTGCCTTTCGGGACCGCGAATATCGACTTCGACCAGGATCCGGCCCAGGGCATGGCAGAAGCCGTATTTTCGCCGGAGCGTCTCGACGAGGTCTTTCTCGACAGACTGCTTACGAAATGCGGCCAGAACCTCTCACTGCTCGCAGCCCCGTCGATGCTCGACCGCGGTTACGACTACGAGCGCGGCGCCTTCCAGCCGATCCTCGACGTTTTGCAGCGGAGCGCTCCCGTGACGGTGCTCGACCTGCCGCATACCTGGGCCGACTGGACCCGTGCTGTGCTCTCCGACGTCGACGAGATCGTCATCACCTGCGCACCGGACCTCGCCAATTTGCGCAACATGAAGAACATGATCGACGCATTGAAAAAGCTGAGGCCGCAGGACAAGCCGCCGCATCTGATCCTCAATCAGGTGGGCATGCCGAAGCGGCCGGAAATCGCGCCATCCGACTTCTTCGAACCGCTTGAGCTCGATCCGGTCGCAATCATCCCGTTCGACGCCCAGCTTTTCGGCACCGCTGCCAATAGCGGCCGGATGATCAGCGAGATGGACGGGAAATCTCCGACGGCAGAGACATTCTCGCAGCTCGCACATCTCGTGACGGGCCGGGCCACGATCAAGAAACCCAAGAAGGCGGGTCTCGGCTCGTTCATCGAAAAGCTGCGCAAGAAGTAG
- a CDS encoding CpaF family protein, translated as MFGKRGNDGFGKGGAGVGTIPTQPAAAAPAARSSTLIEPGSPEVSTRQQVTPPSMQTPGRKKPPRTEDYYDTKSQVFSALIDTIDLSQLAKLDGESAREEIRDIVNDIITIKNFAMSISEQEELLEDICNDVLGYGPLEPLLARDDIADIMVNGAGQTFIEVGGKTIESEIRFRDNSQLLSICQRIVSQVGRRVDESSPICDARLPDGSRVNVIAPPLAIDGPALTIRKFKKDKLNLAQLVKFGAITPEGAEVLQIIGRVRCNVVISGGTGSGKTTLLNCLTGFIDTDERIITCEDTAELQLQQPHVVRLETRPPNIEGEGEITMRDLVKNCLRMRPERIIVGEVRGPEVFDLLQAMNTGHDGSMGTIHANTPRECLSRMESMIAMGGFSLPAKTVREIISGSIDVIIQAARLRDGSRRITHITEVIGMEGDVIITQDLMRYEMDGEDANGKIIGRHMSTGIGKPHFWDRARYYNEDRRLAAALDAMEQKSKGI; from the coding sequence ATGTTTGGCAAACGCGGAAACGACGGTTTCGGCAAGGGCGGGGCGGGCGTCGGCACGATCCCGACACAGCCGGCTGCTGCTGCGCCCGCGGCACGCTCCAGCACGCTCATCGAACCCGGCAGCCCGGAGGTCAGCACGCGTCAGCAGGTGACGCCGCCGTCGATGCAGACGCCCGGCCGCAAGAAACCGCCGCGGACAGAAGACTATTACGACACCAAGAGCCAGGTGTTTTCCGCGCTCATCGACACGATCGATCTGTCGCAGCTCGCCAAGCTCGACGGCGAAAGCGCGCGTGAAGAAATCCGCGACATCGTCAACGACATCATCACGATCAAGAATTTCGCGATGTCGATCTCCGAGCAGGAAGAGCTGCTCGAGGATATCTGCAACGACGTTCTGGGTTACGGCCCGCTCGAACCGCTCTTGGCCCGCGACGACATCGCCGACATCATGGTCAACGGTGCCGGGCAGACCTTCATCGAAGTCGGCGGCAAGACAATCGAATCGGAAATCCGATTCCGCGACAATTCGCAGCTTCTGTCGATCTGCCAGCGCATCGTTAGCCAGGTCGGCCGCCGCGTCGACGAAAGCTCGCCGATCTGCGACGCGCGCCTGCCCGACGGCAGCCGTGTCAACGTCATCGCCCCGCCGCTGGCCATCGACGGTCCGGCGCTTACCATTCGTAAGTTCAAGAAGGACAAGCTGAACCTCGCCCAGCTGGTCAAGTTCGGCGCGATCACGCCGGAAGGCGCAGAAGTGTTGCAGATCATCGGCCGCGTCCGCTGCAACGTGGTCATATCGGGCGGTACCGGCTCGGGTAAGACGACGCTTCTGAACTGCCTGACGGGCTTTATCGACACCGACGAGCGTATCATCACCTGCGAAGACACGGCCGAACTGCAGCTGCAGCAGCCGCATGTCGTACGTCTGGAAACGCGCCCGCCGAACATTGAAGGCGAAGGCGAAATCACCATGCGTGACCTCGTCAAGAACTGCCTGCGTATGCGCCCAGAACGCATCATCGTCGGTGAAGTGCGCGGACCTGAGGTTTTCGACCTTCTTCAGGCGATGAACACAGGTCACGACGGATCAATGGGCACCATCCACGCCAACACGCCGCGCGAATGCCTCAGCCGTATGGAATCGATGATTGCCATGGGCGGCTTCTCGCTGCCAGCCAAAACCGTGCGCGAAATCATCTCCGGCTCTATCGACGTCATCATCCAGGCAGCACGTCTGCGTGATGGTTCGCGCCGCATCACCCACATCACCGAGGTAATCGGGATGGAAGGCGACGTGATCATCACCCAGGACCTGATGCGCTACGAGATGGACGGCGAGGACGCCAACGGCAAGATCATCGGCCGGCACATGTCGACCGGTATCGGCAAGCCGCATTTCTGGGATCGTGCGCGTTATTACAACGAAGATCGTCGACTGGCGGCAGCACTCGACGCCATGGAACAGAAGTCCAAGGGGATCTGA